The region ATGAACCTGATAGGGGCTGTTGTTCTGTCGCTGCATCAGCTTTATTGTTTTTTTCAGATTTAATCTGGATTTCACTGGCAATTTGTTCCGCAACGCCGCCGTCACGATCGGTAAAACGAATTTTGACAGGCAAGTAATACTGCTCAATTCCAAACCAGATGTCAGTCCCATCTTCATTCGGTTTGTGGACTTTGCTCAGGTGTAGCGTTTTGGTTTTCCCCTGGGGTAATTCCAGTAATTCTTCACCGATAACCTGGTATTCATAGGCATCCAGTTTTCTGCCGTTTGTGATGAAAAGTTGGAGGGTTTGTCCTATTTTTGGTGGATTTGCTGCTATCTGGTAGGTAAAACTTAATAAATCTTGTGTGCCATCGGGAAGTGGCAGGGTGGTCGTGTTTTGTGCTGAGCTCAAAGTCAGTGTTTTATTTCGGTGGTCGAGTTGGGCCGATTCGGTGCTGTCAGCTGATTGCCCACGCTGGATCCAGAATGCATCAGGTTCCAGTCCGTTATCTGTCAGTTTTCCCTGGCTGGTCTGTACAAATTTACCGGACTTTATCAAGGAGAAAATACCTGTGGCTTGAGCAACGCTAGTCAGGGAATAGCGATTGTTTTGTATTTGCCAGGTTTGGACGACCTTACCCACGTTTAATCCGTTTTCACCTTTGTAGAGGTTGAAGTGAATCTCGGCTTGTTTGGGTAAAGGATAAGGGGCATCAATTTTTTGTTGCGGCTTTTCTATCTGTGCAACAGGCTCTGGGGCCTCCTTGATTGGTTGGCTTTCCCTTGAGACGTCTTCAGCTATGGGCGGTTGAGGTGCCTCTGCAATGGCTTCAGAGGGGGCCGGTTTGAGAATTCGCGGTGTGGGCGGTTTTGAGCGGGATGATTGTTTAGTGTTGATCTTGGGTTTGGTTATTTCCGCCGGAACGGGTTTTTGAGGCAACACTAATCTGACATCAAGTGGGGCAGATTCGATTTGATTAAATGGTAAATGTATCTGAGGTCCATACCAGAGCAACAGGTGAACGACGATAGATAAAACCAGTGCCCATACAATTTTCTTAGAAATTGCGGTACGGCTGGTAAGATTCATGAATTATTTAATGGTGAGCTTCGTTAGTTGCTGTTCCAAATTTCCGCCGTCTTTTTCCTTGATAATGATCAATACAGGAAAATAACGCATAGTGTTTGCCAGCCACATTTCCGCACCGTTTTCATCTGGCTTATGCTGCTGGACAAAATGACTGGTTTTGAATGATCCTGCTGGGGTTTTAAGTAGTTCCTGATCGGTGAGCACATAGTGATACTGGTCAATATTTCTGCCGTTGCTCATGGAAAACGCCAATGACTTGCCTTTTGGAGGTTCAAACATGAACTGGTACATGCGACTGATTCGGTCCTGAGTGCCGGGCACAAGTGCCATGGTTTCGGTTTTACCATCATATTTCATGGTAAGTGTTTGTGCTTTCCAGTCAAAGTCAGCAACAATCAATTTCTCAGGATCACTGCCTCGGTGATGTTCAAAATGTAAAGGGCGCAAACCGTCTTTGGTGATTTCCCCACGGCTGATTAATTTGATATTTCCTTTGGCAAATAAGGCAAAAATGCCGATTGCTTTGGTCTCGCTCAGAATTTCATAGCGGTTGCCAGTACGAGTAAATGTTTCTGTGACCACACCCACTTCCTGGCCACTTTTATAAAAACTGTACGTGGCATTCACACGTTGAGGTGTGCCTGCCAGTGTGAGTGCAGAAAAACAGAATAAAACAATTAAGAGCAGAAATTTCACTGGGGTTCCCATGGTGATAACAGTACGTCGTGAGACAACTTTGGCGCGCTGAGGTTCACAATACCGTGGTTATTGATATGTAAACGCCCTTCCGCAAACCATTGAATGGCCTGGGGATAGATTTTGTGTTCCTGTTCCAATACGCGCGCTGACAGTGTATCGGATGTGTCGTCAGGCAGCACCTGAACAGCGGCCTGAACAATGATCGGTCCATGATCCAGGGTTGGGGTCACAAAATGAACGGTACATCCATGTATTTTTACACCTTCCCTGAGTGCCTGTCCGTGGGTATCCAGCCCCGGAAAGGCGGGCAACAGGGAGGGATGAATGTTGATCATTCTTCCCTGATAACGGATAACAAAACCATCAGTCAAAATGCGCATAAACCCAGCCAGCACGATGAGGTCAGGTTGGTAAGCATCAATAATGTCAGCCAGTGCACCATCAAACGATTCACGATCCGGGTAATCACGGTGATTAACCGTTTGTGTCGGGATGCCGTACTGTTCTGCGAGCTGCAACCCCGCAGCGTCAGGTTTGTTGCTAATCACCGCTACAATGGTAACGGGTAAATCTGCTTCCAATATAGCGCGGAGGTTGCTGCCGCGCCCTGAAATCAGGGCGACTATTCGTTTCATTGCACTACGGTCTGCGGCTGGCCTTCAGTACGTTTCTGGATGCGGCCAATGTTCCAAACTGTTTCCCCTGAATCGCGCAACTGTTTCATTGCCGCTTCAGCGTGTTCCTGTGCAACCACGACTGCCATGCCGATGCCGCAGTTGAAAGTGCGATACATTTCATTGGCTTCTACATTGCCTTCTGCTTGCAACCAGTGGAATAGTGGAGGCATTTGCCAGGCATTTTTGTCCAGAACAGCGGTAAGGTCGTCTTTCAGAATGCGGGGAATGTTTTCCAGCAAGCCGCCGCCAGTAATATGGGCCATGCCTTTAACCGGCAGTTTTTCCATCAGCGCAAGCAGTGGCTTGACGTAAATACGCGTTGGCGCAATGACAACATCCGCCAGGGGTTGACCATGGAAATCCGAGTTCAGGTCGATACCGGTGCGTTCAATGATTTTGCGGATAAGGGAATAACCGTTGGAGTGAGCACCGCTGGATGCCATGCCCAACACCACGTCCCCTTCACAAATGGTGTCGCCACTGATGATTTTTTCTTTTTCTACGGCACCGACTGCAAAACCGGCCAGGTCGTATTCCCCTGCAGGATACATGCCAGGCATCTCAGCGGTTTCACCACCGATAAGTGCACAGCCGGATAACTCGCAACCCGCTGCTATGCCTTTTACCACGTCAGTAGCAACGGCAACATCCAGTTTTCCACAAGCAAAATAATCCAGGAAAAACAGGGGTTCAGCCCCTTGCACAAGGATGTCGTTAACACTCATGGCCACCAGGTCAATACCTACGGTGTCGTGCTTGTTCAGCATAAACGCCAGTTTGAGTTTGGTACCTACACCGTCAGTACCGGAAACCAACACGGGATTTTTAAATTTTTTCGAGATTTCAAATAGCGCACCAAAACCGCCAATTCCCCCCATTACTTCAGGGCGCATGGTCTTTTTGGCGAAGGGTTTGATATTCTCTATCAGTGCATCGCCTGCAACTATATCAACACCGGCATCGCGGTAGCTTAAGGAATCTTTGTTTGCGTCTTTCTGGCTCAAGTTGAGTTCTCGCTTTCTACAGGATAAAGTAGCTCTTTATTTCAATAAAGAAATTTCGACAATTTTACCTCAAATGACAACAAAACGCTCAGACGATCTGAATTACTTGTGGTGGCTTGCTTTTGCAGGGATTACCCTGTTTTTACTTTATCTGCTTGCCCCGATCCTTTCCCCTTTTCTGTTTGCCGCCATATTGGCTTATATTTGCGACCCATTAGTGGATAAAATGGAAATGCGCAAAATTCCGCGGACTGCCGGTGTGTTGCTGACCATGATTTTTCTGGCGGTGTTGTTTGTTTCATTGTTCCTGATTATGGTGCCCTTGTTTGAAAAGGAAACCCAATTGCTGGTTGAGCGGTTGCCCGGTTACGTCGACTGGTTCAGAACTCAGGTAGCCCCCTGGTTGAAAGCCCGGTTTGGTGTGGAGTTGCAATTAGATAGCTCTGCCGTGCAGACTGCCCTGGCTGCTCATTGGCAAAGCGCAGGCGGGTTGGCTGCCAAGGTGTTACCGTCTTTGGGGAACAGCGGGATGGCGCTGGTGGGGCTGTTGGTTAATGCATTATTGGTGCCTGTGGTGTTTTTTTATCTGTTGCGTGACTGGGATATCATGGTTGCACATATTGATGAAATGATCCCGCGTCGTTGGCATGCACGGGTGTCTGCCCTTGCAAAAGAATCAGATCAGGTGCTGGGCGAATTTTTGCGTGGGCAGATTTCAGTCATGCTGTTAATGGCTGTTTTCTATTCCCTGGCACTTTGGATAGCGGGTTTAGAATATTCGCTGCCAATCGGTATAATCGCCGGCTTGCTGGTCTTTGTTCCTTATCTGGGCATGATATTGGGGCTGACGCTGGCCACGTTGGCGGGGGCAATGCAGTTTCAAGGGTTGGGTGGGCTGGTGCCCGTGTGGATTGCCTTTGGTGTTGGCCAGCTGCTGGAAGGAATGATTGTTACACCTTGGCTAGTTGGAGAGCGTATTGGTTTGCATCCACTTGCTGTTATTTTTGCCTTGATGGCATTTGGTCAGTTATTCGGGTTTTTTGGTATTTTATTGGCGCTTCCGGCTAGTGCCGTGCTTCTTGTCGGGTTACGCCAGGTGCGCAGAAAGTACATGGATAGCACAAGTTATCAAGGTTGAAACTTCCGCTTTTATAGAAAATAGTTTACTGATGAAACAATTAATTCTTGATATTTCTCCACCGCAATCTCCCTCTTTGGCCAATTTTATTGCCGGGCATAATGTGGAATTGCTGCAAATGTTATACACATTGGCAGCCTCAGGTTTGCAAGAGCGTTTTGTTTATGTCTGGGGGGAAACAGGTAGTGGCAAAAGCCATTTGCTGAAAGCGTTTCTTCAAAGCATGAGTGTGAATCAGCGCGACGTAATCTATATCAATGCCGGTATGCATCAAGTAATTGACCCCGAAGCGCTGGAAAATGCAGTTGTCACGGTGGATGATGTAGAACTACTGGATGAACAGCAGCAGATAGCATTGTTTAATCTGTATAACCGTATGCGTGAAGGGCAGGGCGTATTGCTGGTTTCCGGTCATTGTGCGCCTGCGCAGCTTACATTGCGCCAGGATCTGGTGACTCGTCTTGGCTGGGGGCTTATTTATCAGATCCACGCGTTAAGTGACGTGGAAAAAATTCAGGCATTGAAAACCCATTCCCAAGAACGGGGTTTTGAACTCTCTCAAGAAGTCGCAGAATATCTCTTGCGGCACTGGCGTCGAGACATGCCTTCTTTGCTCGCGATGCTGGATTCTCTGGATCGGTTTTCTCTTGAAACCAAACGGCCGATTACCATACCGTTATTGAAACAGCTTTTACAGCCTGCAAATGCTGCCTGAAAACCGGAAGTCGCACAGCCCTCATCTATTTGTTGATATCTCTTCACATGGTTTTGGTCATATTGCTCAAATTGCACCAGTACTGAATGAATTGCGCCGCCGGATACCTGCATTAAAGCTCACCGTGCAGTGTGCAGTACCCGTTGAAAAGTTGCAAAGCCGGATTCATGGGCCTTTTGAGCACATTTGTGCAGCGACTGATTTTGGCATGTGCATGGCCAATGCAGTAGAAGTGCTGGTGGAAGAAAGTGCG is a window of Sulfurirhabdus autotrophica DNA encoding:
- a CDS encoding DUF3108 domain-containing protein translates to MNLTSRTAISKKIVWALVLSIVVHLLLWYGPQIHLPFNQIESAPLDVRLVLPQKPVPAEITKPKINTKQSSRSKPPTPRILKPAPSEAIAEAPQPPIAEDVSRESQPIKEAPEPVAQIEKPQQKIDAPYPLPKQAEIHFNLYKGENGLNVGKVVQTWQIQNNRYSLTSVAQATGIFSLIKSGKFVQTSQGKLTDNGLEPDAFWIQRGQSADSTESAQLDHRNKTLTLSSAQNTTTLPLPDGTQDLLSFTYQIAANPPKIGQTLQLFITNGRKLDAYEYQVIGEELLELPQGKTKTLHLSKVHKPNEDGTDIWFGIEQYYLPVKIRFTDRDGGVAEQIASEIQIKSEKNNKADAATEQQPLSGS
- the purN gene encoding phosphoribosylglycinamide formyltransferase; translated protein: MKRIVALISGRGSNLRAILEADLPVTIVAVISNKPDAAGLQLAEQYGIPTQTVNHRDYPDRESFDGALADIIDAYQPDLIVLAGFMRILTDGFVIRYQGRMINIHPSLLPAFPGLDTHGQALREGVKIHGCTVHFVTPTLDHGPIIVQAAVQVLPDDTSDTLSARVLEQEHKIYPQAIQWFAEGRLHINNHGIVNLSAPKLSHDVLLSPWEPQ
- a CDS encoding DUF3108 domain-containing protein; protein product: MKFLLLIVLFCFSALTLAGTPQRVNATYSFYKSGQEVGVVTETFTRTGNRYEILSETKAIGIFALFAKGNIKLISRGEITKDGLRPLHFEHHRGSDPEKLIVADFDWKAQTLTMKYDGKTETMALVPGTQDRISRMYQFMFEPPKGKSLAFSMSNGRNIDQYHYVLTDQELLKTPAGSFKTSHFVQQHKPDENGAEMWLANTMRYFPVLIIIKEKDGGNLEQQLTKLTIK
- the hda gene encoding DnaA regulatory inactivator Hda produces the protein MKQLILDISPPQSPSLANFIAGHNVELLQMLYTLAASGLQERFVYVWGETGSGKSHLLKAFLQSMSVNQRDVIYINAGMHQVIDPEALENAVVTVDDVELLDEQQQIALFNLYNRMREGQGVLLVSGHCAPAQLTLRQDLVTRLGWGLIYQIHALSDVEKIQALKTHSQERGFELSQEVAEYLLRHWRRDMPSLLAMLDSLDRFSLETKRPITIPLLKQLLQPANAA
- the purM gene encoding phosphoribosylformylglycinamidine cyclo-ligase: MSQKDANKDSLSYRDAGVDIVAGDALIENIKPFAKKTMRPEVMGGIGGFGALFEISKKFKNPVLVSGTDGVGTKLKLAFMLNKHDTVGIDLVAMSVNDILVQGAEPLFFLDYFACGKLDVAVATDVVKGIAAGCELSGCALIGGETAEMPGMYPAGEYDLAGFAVGAVEKEKIISGDTICEGDVVLGMASSGAHSNGYSLIRKIIERTGIDLNSDFHGQPLADVVIAPTRIYVKPLLALMEKLPVKGMAHITGGGLLENIPRILKDDLTAVLDKNAWQMPPLFHWLQAEGNVEANEMYRTFNCGIGMAVVVAQEHAEAAMKQLRDSGETVWNIGRIQKRTEGQPQTVVQ
- a CDS encoding AI-2E family transporter, whose amino-acid sequence is MTTKRSDDLNYLWWLAFAGITLFLLYLLAPILSPFLFAAILAYICDPLVDKMEMRKIPRTAGVLLTMIFLAVLFVSLFLIMVPLFEKETQLLVERLPGYVDWFRTQVAPWLKARFGVELQLDSSAVQTALAAHWQSAGGLAAKVLPSLGNSGMALVGLLVNALLVPVVFFYLLRDWDIMVAHIDEMIPRRWHARVSALAKESDQVLGEFLRGQISVMLLMAVFYSLALWIAGLEYSLPIGIIAGLLVFVPYLGMILGLTLATLAGAMQFQGLGGLVPVWIAFGVGQLLEGMIVTPWLVGERIGLHPLAVIFALMAFGQLFGFFGILLALPASAVLLVGLRQVRRKYMDSTSYQG